The proteins below are encoded in one region of Arthrobacter sp. CJ23:
- a CDS encoding ATP-dependent 6-phosphofructokinase, protein MKIGILTSGGDCPGLNAVIRGAVLKGIAIHGQEFVGFRDGWRGVVEGDVIDIPRTMVRGIAKQGGTILGTSRTNPFENGGGPEVIKAHMDRLGIDAIIAIGGEGTLAAAKRLTDAGLKIVGVPKTVDNDLDATDYTFGFDTAVQIATEAIDRLRTTGESHHRCMIAEVMGRHVGWIALHAGMAAGAHAILIPEQSTSIEQITEWVQEAHDRGRAPLVVVAEGFVPDHMESPHSERGLDTFGRPRLGGIADQLAPEIEARTGIETRATILGHIQRGGVPSAFDRVLATRLGMAAIDSVVEGRWGTMVALKGTDISHVGFEEALGKLKTVPQHRYDEASVLFG, encoded by the coding sequence ATGAAAATCGGAATTCTCACCAGCGGTGGCGACTGCCCCGGCCTCAACGCAGTCATCCGCGGTGCCGTCCTCAAGGGCATCGCCATCCACGGGCAGGAATTCGTCGGGTTCCGCGACGGCTGGCGCGGCGTTGTGGAAGGTGATGTCATCGACATCCCCCGCACCATGGTCCGTGGCATCGCCAAGCAGGGTGGCACCATCCTGGGCACTTCCCGCACCAACCCCTTCGAAAACGGCGGCGGGCCCGAGGTCATCAAGGCCCACATGGACCGCCTCGGCATCGACGCCATCATCGCAATCGGCGGCGAAGGCACCCTGGCCGCGGCGAAGCGCCTCACGGATGCCGGGCTCAAGATCGTGGGTGTCCCCAAGACCGTGGACAACGACCTCGACGCCACCGACTACACCTTCGGCTTCGACACCGCCGTGCAGATCGCCACCGAGGCCATCGACCGGCTCCGCACCACGGGCGAGTCCCACCACCGCTGCATGATCGCCGAGGTCATGGGCCGCCACGTCGGCTGGATCGCCCTGCACGCAGGCATGGCCGCCGGCGCCCACGCCATCCTGATCCCCGAGCAGAGCACCAGCATCGAGCAGATCACCGAATGGGTCCAGGAAGCCCACGACCGTGGCCGTGCGCCCCTGGTCGTGGTGGCCGAGGGCTTCGTGCCGGACCACATGGAATCCCCGCACTCCGAGCGCGGCCTGGACACCTTCGGCCGGCCCCGCCTGGGGGGCATCGCCGACCAGCTGGCCCCGGAAATCGAAGCACGCACGGGCATCGAGACGCGCGCCACCATCCTGGGCCACATCCAGCGCGGCGGCGTCCCCTCCGCCTTCGACCGCGTGCTGGCCACCCGGCTGGGCATGGCCGCGATCGACTCCGTGGTGGAAGGCCGCTGGGGAACCATGGTGGCGCTCAAGGGCACGGACATCTCGCACGTCGGCTTCGAAGAGGCCCTCGGCAAGCTCAAGACCGTCCCGCAGCACCGCTACGACGAAGCCTCGGTACTGTTCGGCTGA
- a CDS encoding GNAT family N-acetyltransferase: MTLEPTSADIIQLAWARHLGIDDHAFAAAAARLASAPADAGDTAGRITLAVDDAKTVEFVRLFGVSALVGPQWALDTAVGIPDEELAQHVTLLTLTRSHGGHGLGSAALFFADDLPLVQAAGELTISRGNPEVLELEGLCPPDDVNEVGLSGLEHRFTIMHPDEGHAEPVACGAYGEWEGLLADMGVLVAPQWRRRGIGSLAASVAAHDALAAGLTLQWQADVSNTGSLAIARSLGFVTGGIHASVRLG; the protein is encoded by the coding sequence ATGACTTTGGAGCCCACGTCCGCTGACATCATCCAGCTGGCGTGGGCCCGCCATTTGGGGATCGACGACCACGCCTTCGCTGCTGCGGCGGCGCGGCTCGCCAGCGCCCCCGCCGATGCCGGGGACACGGCCGGACGCATAACACTCGCCGTCGACGACGCCAAAACCGTGGAATTCGTGCGGCTCTTTGGTGTCTCCGCCCTGGTGGGCCCGCAGTGGGCCCTGGACACCGCCGTCGGGATTCCCGACGAGGAACTGGCCCAGCACGTGACCCTGCTGACGCTCACCCGCTCCCATGGCGGGCACGGCCTGGGTTCGGCGGCCCTGTTCTTCGCAGACGATCTGCCCTTGGTGCAGGCAGCCGGGGAGCTGACCATCTCCCGCGGCAACCCGGAGGTCCTCGAGCTCGAAGGCCTGTGCCCGCCGGACGACGTCAATGAGGTGGGCCTGTCCGGGCTGGAGCACCGCTTCACCATCATGCACCCGGACGAAGGGCATGCCGAGCCGGTGGCCTGCGGCGCCTATGGCGAATGGGAAGGTCTCTTGGCCGACATGGGCGTCCTGGTGGCACCGCAATGGCGTCGCCGCGGAATCGGCTCCCTGGCGGCCTCAGTGGCCGCCCATGACGCCCTCGCGGCAGGGCTGACCTTGCAGTGGCAGGCCGACGTCAGCAACACCGGCTCCCTGGCGATCGCCCGGAGCCTGGGCTTCGTCACCGGCGGGATCCACGCCAGCGTCCGCCTCGGCTGA
- a CDS encoding response regulator transcription factor gives MNGTPEGTPERTVRVVIVDDHAIFRSGLKADLDSRIDVVGEAGTVDQAIAVIAEARPEVVLLDVHLPGGLGGGGREVISGSATLLGSTSFLALSVSDAAEDVVAVIRAGARGYVTKTISGTEISDAVMRVADGDAVFSPRLAGFVLDAFGTAPADIADDELDRLSARELEVMRLIARGYSYKEVAKELFISIKTVESHVSAVLRKLQLSSRHELTKWAAERRLL, from the coding sequence ATGAACGGCACACCAGAGGGAACCCCGGAACGCACGGTCCGGGTGGTGATCGTCGACGACCACGCCATCTTCCGTTCCGGTCTCAAAGCCGATCTCGACTCCCGGATCGACGTGGTGGGCGAGGCCGGCACCGTGGACCAGGCCATCGCGGTGATCGCCGAGGCCAGGCCGGAGGTGGTGCTGCTGGACGTGCACCTGCCCGGCGGCCTGGGCGGCGGCGGCCGCGAGGTCATCAGCGGTTCGGCCACCCTGCTGGGGAGCACCAGCTTCCTGGCCCTGAGCGTGTCCGACGCCGCCGAAGACGTTGTGGCCGTGATCCGTGCCGGAGCACGCGGCTATGTCACCAAGACCATCTCGGGGACGGAGATCTCCGATGCCGTGATGCGCGTGGCCGACGGCGACGCCGTGTTCTCGCCTCGGCTGGCCGGCTTCGTGCTGGACGCCTTCGGCACGGCTCCCGCTGATATTGCCGACGATGAACTGGACAGGCTTTCCGCCCGTGAGCTGGAAGTCATGCGCCTCATTGCCCGCGGCTACAGCTACAAGGAAGTGGCCAAGGAGCTGTTCATCTCCATCAAGACCGTGGAAAGCCACGTCTCGGCCGTGCTCCGGAAGCTCCAGCTGTCCAGCCGGCACGAGCTCACCAAATGGGCGGCCGAGCGCCGCCTCCTCTGA
- a CDS encoding folate-binding protein YgfZ, with translation MTYTSLLLSRPGAVEDTGADAGVAAHYGEPLREQRALAAGTAVVDLSHRGVVTVSGPDRLSWLNTLSSQQLTNLQPHVSSELLLLSVQGRIEFDARVVDDGGTTWLIVEAAEAAPLAEWLNKMKFMLRVEIADVSADWGVLGSTKAVAAWAGRLVWEDPWPHVGAGGYSYSSVAEESHPGLERPWFEYLVPVAEVEAAVGELPLAGALAAEALRIAAWRPRLGAETDDKTIPHELDLLRTSVHLSKGCYKGQETIARVHNLGHPPRRLVFLQLDGSQHTLPAAGSVVFAGERKVGTLTSVAQHFEMGPVALAVIKRSVPADEVLTVMDGEEPYVAAQEVIVAPDAGQVVGRQSGFLKGPHR, from the coding sequence ATGACTTACACGAGCCTTCTGTTGTCGCGCCCTGGCGCCGTCGAGGACACCGGCGCGGACGCCGGCGTCGCGGCCCACTACGGCGAGCCGTTGCGCGAGCAGCGCGCCCTGGCAGCGGGGACCGCCGTCGTCGACCTCTCGCACCGCGGCGTGGTGACGGTTTCCGGGCCGGACCGGCTCAGCTGGCTCAACACGCTTTCCTCGCAGCAGCTCACCAACCTCCAGCCGCACGTTTCCAGCGAACTGCTGCTGCTCAGCGTCCAGGGCCGCATCGAGTTCGACGCGCGCGTGGTGGACGACGGCGGGACCACCTGGCTGATCGTCGAGGCCGCCGAGGCCGCCCCGCTGGCGGAGTGGCTGAACAAGATGAAGTTCATGCTGCGGGTCGAGATTGCCGATGTTTCCGCCGACTGGGGCGTGCTGGGCTCCACCAAGGCCGTTGCGGCGTGGGCCGGGCGGCTCGTGTGGGAGGACCCGTGGCCGCACGTCGGCGCCGGCGGCTACTCCTACAGCTCTGTGGCCGAAGAATCGCATCCGGGGCTGGAACGGCCGTGGTTCGAATACCTGGTGCCCGTCGCCGAAGTCGAGGCCGCCGTCGGCGAATTGCCGCTGGCCGGCGCCCTGGCCGCCGAGGCCCTGCGCATCGCCGCCTGGCGTCCGCGGCTCGGCGCCGAGACGGACGACAAGACCATCCCGCACGAGCTGGACCTGCTGCGGACCTCCGTGCACCTGTCCAAGGGCTGCTACAAGGGCCAGGAAACCATCGCCCGCGTGCACAACCTGGGGCATCCGCCGAGGCGCCTCGTTTTCCTGCAGCTTGACGGCTCCCAGCACACGCTGCCCGCCGCCGGCAGTGTTGTCTTTGCCGGGGAACGCAAGGTGGGTACGCTGACTTCTGTGGCGCAGCACTTCGAGATGGGCCCCGTGGCGCTGGCCGTCATCAAGCGGTCCGTTCCGGCCGATGAGGTCCTGACCGTGATGGACGGCGAGGAACCCTATGTCGCGGCCCAGGAAGTGATCGTCGCCCCCGACGCCGGCCAGGTTGTCGGGCGTCAATCCGGATTCCTGAAGGGACCACACCGATGA
- a CDS encoding ankyrin repeat domain-containing protein has product MSQPTGPDAANTASAVDDETLELAHRLFDAAREGDTEQLRSYLDAGAPATLTNAAGDSLLMLAAYHGHEETVQLLLHHRADANAANDRGQTPLAGAVFKGYTAVARVLLDAGADPDAGSPTAREAATMFARQEILELLG; this is encoded by the coding sequence ATGAGCCAGCCCACCGGCCCCGACGCCGCCAACACCGCTTCCGCCGTCGACGACGAAACGCTCGAACTGGCCCACCGGCTGTTCGACGCCGCCCGCGAAGGCGATACCGAGCAGCTCAGGAGCTACCTCGACGCCGGAGCCCCCGCCACCCTGACCAACGCGGCCGGCGACTCGCTGCTCATGCTTGCCGCCTACCACGGCCACGAAGAGACGGTGCAGCTGCTCCTGCACCACCGTGCGGACGCCAATGCGGCCAACGACCGCGGGCAGACGCCGCTGGCGGGTGCCGTCTTCAAGGGTTACACGGCCGTCGCCCGGGTGCTGCTCGATGCCGGGGCGGATCCCGACGCCGGATCGCCCACCGCGCGGGAAGCCGCCACCATGTTTGCCCGCCAGGAGATCCTCGAGCTCCTGGGCTAG
- a CDS encoding PspC domain-containing protein, producing MDKFFSIVRGLGLKRGPQRWLGGVCGGIAAKLKVDVAYVRVAYLLFCLLPGPAFVLYVVAWLLLPDQNNKIQLEALLTGRS from the coding sequence ATGGACAAGTTCTTCAGCATCGTCAGGGGCCTCGGCCTGAAGCGTGGACCGCAACGCTGGCTGGGCGGCGTATGCGGCGGAATCGCCGCCAAGCTCAAGGTGGATGTGGCCTACGTCCGGGTGGCCTACCTACTCTTCTGCCTCCTGCCCGGCCCGGCCTTCGTGCTCTATGTCGTGGCATGGCTGCTCCTTCCGGACCAGAACAACAAGATCCAGCTCGAGGCCCTGCTGACCGGCAGGTCCTGA
- a CDS encoding PspC domain-containing protein, with product MNPNSMNPEESGRPGGAGGPEEPARPTPGTTPPGPSQPGPTSPGPVPPFQPAASQNFFDWIRSQGVSRGQDRWVGGVASGIAHRFGIDPLIVRGIFIVLALFAGIGVLLYGIGWALLPEPDGRIHVQEAGAGRWTGGMTGAVITTIIGLPGLGRGFWGWGWNGLPALFWTLFWMGGVFYLIYFLVQRNKARNGARNMGAKQFAAAPMTAQQSGSAGPGNGTSYEGGLPVYGAAPPSGPYGSGAYGSGRYGSGGPGNPSGPSVPSVPTPPHSRPPHAKRPGPGAAMVAVSAGAALLAGGALKALDAGNVINLGDAANAVVWAAGAAVLGLGILVAGLRGRTSGFMGFLAVVALIIGGIFNLVPNGDRFTMRDADWTPISIEQARDGFDITGGKGTVDLRQLGIIPPLTSELVVPVDATASNLTVVIPANVPVEVRADMTFGNLHQDGTQGVGLSDNRTSNYNTDKPGAKLIVKVSATFSNVTIQEGN from the coding sequence ATGAACCCGAACAGCATGAACCCAGAAGAATCCGGACGGCCCGGAGGCGCCGGCGGACCGGAGGAACCCGCCCGGCCCACCCCGGGAACCACTCCCCCAGGACCATCCCAGCCGGGCCCCACGTCCCCAGGGCCTGTTCCGCCCTTCCAGCCCGCAGCATCGCAGAACTTCTTCGACTGGATCCGCAGCCAGGGCGTCAGCCGCGGCCAGGACCGGTGGGTGGGCGGCGTAGCCAGCGGCATCGCACACCGCTTCGGCATCGATCCCCTGATCGTGCGGGGCATCTTCATTGTCCTCGCCCTGTTCGCCGGCATCGGCGTCCTGCTCTACGGCATCGGCTGGGCGCTCCTGCCCGAACCCGACGGCCGCATCCACGTCCAGGAAGCCGGAGCCGGCCGCTGGACCGGAGGCATGACCGGCGCCGTCATCACCACCATCATCGGCCTTCCCGGCCTGGGCCGCGGCTTCTGGGGATGGGGCTGGAACGGCCTGCCCGCCCTGTTCTGGACACTGTTCTGGATGGGCGGCGTCTTCTACCTGATCTACTTCCTCGTCCAGCGCAACAAGGCGCGGAACGGAGCACGAAACATGGGCGCAAAACAGTTCGCGGCCGCCCCCATGACGGCTCAGCAGAGCGGATCGGCCGGCCCCGGCAACGGCACCTCCTACGAAGGCGGCCTGCCCGTGTACGGTGCGGCACCGCCGTCGGGCCCGTACGGCTCCGGTGCGTACGGCTCCGGCCGCTACGGTTCGGGCGGCCCCGGCAATCCGTCCGGCCCCTCGGTCCCTTCGGTTCCGACGCCGCCCCACAGCCGCCCGCCGCATGCCAAGCGGCCCGGCCCGGGTGCCGCGATGGTAGCGGTGTCCGCCGGTGCGGCGCTGCTGGCGGGAGGGGCGCTCAAGGCGCTCGACGCCGGCAACGTCATCAACCTCGGGGACGCCGCCAACGCGGTGGTCTGGGCGGCGGGTGCCGCGGTCCTTGGCCTGGGCATCCTGGTGGCAGGCCTCCGCGGACGCACTTCTGGCTTCATGGGATTCCTGGCCGTGGTTGCCTTGATCATCGGCGGCATCTTCAACCTGGTCCCCAACGGAGACCGTTTCACGATGCGCGACGCCGACTGGACGCCCATCAGCATCGAGCAGGCGCGTGACGGCTTCGACATCACCGGAGGCAAGGGCACGGTTGACCTGCGCCAACTGGGAATCATTCCCCCGCTCACCAGTGAGTTGGTGGTCCCCGTGGACGCCACCGCCAGCAACCTCACCGTGGTCATCCCCGCCAATGTGCCGGTGGAGGTCCGGGCCGACATGACGTTCGGAAACCTTCACCAGGACGGCACCCAGGGCGTTGGGCTCTCGGACAACAGAACCAGCAACTACAACACCGACAAGCCCGGCGCCAAGCTGATCGTCAAGGTCAGCGCCACCTTCAGCAACGTCACCATCCAGGAAGGAAACTGA
- a CDS encoding PadR family transcriptional regulator, whose protein sequence is MARAAALTPLGVAALALLMEAPMHPYEMYQLLMARHEDRLIKVRPGTLYHAVGRLEEHGLVEVSGTDRAGNRPERTSYRITGAGREALTQRLQAMLAEPVNEYPSFPHAIAEAHNLPAGVVIDLLDQRLAGLEEQLDFLLRGEETVTAKGVERRYWIDVKYQQTMLRSEIDWIRGFQDDLRSGELPW, encoded by the coding sequence ATGGCCCGAGCCGCCGCTCTCACACCCCTGGGTGTCGCTGCCCTTGCCCTCCTCATGGAGGCGCCCATGCACCCCTATGAGATGTACCAGCTCCTCATGGCCCGCCACGAGGACCGGCTCATCAAGGTTCGGCCGGGCACGCTCTACCACGCCGTCGGCCGCCTGGAAGAACACGGGCTGGTCGAGGTCTCGGGAACGGACCGCGCGGGCAACCGCCCCGAGCGCACCAGCTACCGGATCACCGGGGCCGGCAGGGAAGCCCTCACCCAGCGGTTGCAGGCCATGCTGGCGGAACCCGTCAACGAGTACCCCAGTTTCCCGCACGCCATCGCCGAGGCGCATAACCTGCCCGCCGGCGTCGTGATCGATCTGCTGGACCAGCGCCTGGCGGGGCTTGAAGAGCAGCTCGACTTCCTGCTCCGCGGCGAGGAAACCGTCACCGCCAAAGGCGTTGAACGCAGGTACTGGATCGACGTCAAATACCAACAGACCATGCTGCGCAGCGAAATCGACTGGATCCGCGGCTTCCAGGACGATCTCCGGAGCGGTGAACTGCCCTGGTAG
- a CDS encoding pyridoxal phosphate-dependent aminotransferase has product MSAGIPAARISQRISAIAESATLAVDAKAKALKAAGRPVIGFGAGEPDFPTPDYIVKAAIEAAAQPKYHRYSPAGGLPELKQAIADKTFRDSGYKVEASQVLVTNGGKQAVYNTFATLVDPGDEVIIPTPFWTTYPEAIRLAGGVPVEVFAGPEQGYLVTVEQLEAAVTEKTKVLLFVSPSNPTGAVYSPEQVAEIGKWAAAKGLWVVTDEIYEHLTYDGVQFTSIATAAPELGDKVVILNGVAKTYAMTGWRVGWMIGPADVIKAATNLQSHATSNVSNIMQVAAAAAVSGPLTAVDEMKVAFDRRRKAIVAGLNAIEGVECPTPTGAFYVYADVRGLLGKEFPTADGSATPSTSAELAALILDEVEVAIVPGEAFGPSGYVRLSYALGDEDLAEGVRRLQEFLGKAK; this is encoded by the coding sequence ATGTCTGCCGGAATACCCGCCGCCCGCATTTCACAGCGAATCTCTGCCATCGCCGAATCCGCCACCCTTGCCGTAGACGCCAAGGCCAAGGCACTCAAGGCTGCAGGCCGTCCGGTGATCGGCTTCGGTGCCGGCGAACCCGATTTCCCCACGCCGGACTACATCGTCAAGGCCGCCATCGAAGCCGCGGCCCAGCCCAAGTACCACCGCTACTCCCCCGCCGGAGGCCTTCCCGAGCTGAAGCAGGCCATCGCGGACAAGACGTTCCGCGACTCCGGCTACAAGGTGGAAGCCTCCCAGGTCCTGGTGACCAACGGCGGCAAGCAGGCCGTGTACAACACCTTCGCCACGCTGGTTGATCCGGGCGACGAGGTCATCATCCCCACCCCGTTCTGGACCACCTACCCGGAGGCCATCCGCCTCGCCGGCGGCGTGCCGGTTGAGGTGTTCGCCGGCCCGGAACAGGGCTACCTGGTCACCGTTGAGCAGCTCGAGGCGGCCGTCACGGAGAAGACCAAGGTCCTGCTGTTCGTCTCCCCGTCCAACCCCACGGGCGCCGTCTACAGCCCGGAGCAGGTTGCCGAAATCGGCAAGTGGGCCGCGGCCAAGGGCCTGTGGGTTGTCACGGACGAGATCTACGAGCACTTGACCTACGACGGCGTGCAGTTCACCTCCATCGCCACGGCCGCGCCGGAACTCGGCGACAAGGTTGTCATCCTCAACGGCGTGGCCAAGACGTACGCCATGACCGGCTGGCGCGTGGGCTGGATGATCGGCCCGGCCGACGTCATCAAGGCCGCCACCAACCTGCAGTCGCACGCGACGTCGAACGTCTCGAACATCATGCAGGTGGCCGCCGCAGCCGCCGTCTCCGGCCCGCTGACCGCCGTCGACGAGATGAAGGTGGCCTTCGACCGCCGCCGCAAGGCGATTGTCGCCGGCCTGAACGCGATCGAGGGCGTTGAATGCCCGACGCCGACCGGCGCCTTCTACGTCTACGCCGACGTCCGCGGCCTGCTGGGCAAGGAATTCCCGACGGCGGACGGCAGCGCCACGCCGTCGACCTCCGCCGAACTGGCCGCGCTCATCCTCGACGAGGTTGAGGTAGCGATTGTTCCGGGCGAGGCCTTCGGTCCCTCCGGCTACGTGCGCCTGTCCTACGCCCTGGGCGACGAAGACCTCGCCGAGGGTGTCCGCCGTCTCCAGGAGTTCCTGGGCAAGGCCAAGTAA
- a CDS encoding DHA2 family efflux MFS transporter permease subunit, protein MENVARPWPALWSLVIGFFMILIDTTIVSVANPRIMEGLNTDINAVIWVTSAYLLAYAVPLLITGRLGDRFGPKNLYLIGLVVFTLASLWCGLSGDVGMLIAARVVQGIGAAMMTPQTMAVITRIFPPDRRGAAMGLWGATAGMAILIGPILGGVLVDGLGWEWIFFVNVPIGIVAFILVARLVPKLSTHNHKFDVLGVLLSAVGMFLLVFGIQEGQTYKWGTVAGPVTVWGLIIAGILVLAAFVVWQWLLERRGGEPLLPLGLFKDRNFSLGNTTIMAVGFTITAFPLPTIFYYQVVRGLTPTQSALLMIPMAVISGVLAPFVGKLIDRVNPRWFAAFGLVCLAGALFWTSALLTTPDTPIWMFLLPSALQGVANGFIWGPVSNATTRNLPPRQAGAGSGVFNTTRQIGAVLGSAAIAALIQARLAAELPAAPAGAPAGEAGLTGRLPEYLHAGFSTAMGQSVLLPAFAILVGAAVALFFGKPKAVQGWGGPAKAPAEAGTGTETEAGAPAANRG, encoded by the coding sequence ATGGAAAACGTAGCCAGACCGTGGCCCGCACTGTGGTCCCTCGTCATCGGGTTCTTCATGATCCTGATCGACACCACCATCGTCTCCGTGGCGAACCCACGCATCATGGAGGGCCTCAACACGGACATCAACGCCGTCATCTGGGTCACCAGCGCCTACCTGCTGGCCTATGCGGTGCCCCTGCTGATCACCGGGCGGCTGGGTGACCGCTTCGGCCCCAAGAACCTGTATCTGATCGGCCTGGTGGTCTTCACCCTGGCCTCGCTATGGTGCGGACTCTCCGGCGACGTCGGCATGCTGATCGCCGCACGGGTGGTGCAGGGCATCGGCGCGGCCATGATGACGCCGCAGACCATGGCCGTCATCACCCGCATCTTCCCGCCGGACCGCCGCGGCGCCGCCATGGGCCTGTGGGGCGCCACCGCGGGCATGGCCATCCTCATCGGTCCCATCCTGGGCGGCGTGCTGGTGGACGGCCTCGGCTGGGAGTGGATCTTCTTCGTCAACGTCCCCATCGGCATCGTGGCCTTCATCCTGGTGGCCCGGCTCGTGCCGAAGCTCAGCACGCACAACCACAAGTTCGATGTCCTGGGTGTGCTGCTGTCCGCCGTCGGCATGTTCCTGCTGGTGTTCGGCATACAGGAAGGCCAGACGTACAAGTGGGGGACCGTGGCGGGGCCCGTCACGGTATGGGGCCTGATCATCGCCGGCATCTTGGTCCTGGCGGCGTTCGTGGTGTGGCAGTGGCTGCTGGAGCGCCGCGGCGGGGAACCGCTCCTCCCGCTGGGCCTGTTCAAGGACCGCAACTTCTCCCTCGGCAACACCACCATCATGGCCGTGGGGTTCACCATCACGGCGTTCCCGCTGCCCACCATCTTCTACTACCAGGTGGTCCGCGGGCTGACGCCCACCCAGTCGGCGCTGCTCATGATCCCCATGGCCGTGATTTCCGGCGTGCTGGCACCGTTTGTGGGCAAGCTGATCGACCGCGTCAACCCGCGCTGGTTCGCCGCCTTCGGCCTAGTCTGCCTGGCGGGGGCACTGTTCTGGACCTCGGCCCTGCTCACCACGCCGGACACGCCCATCTGGATGTTCCTCCTGCCCAGCGCCCTGCAGGGTGTGGCCAACGGCTTCATCTGGGGCCCGGTCTCCAACGCCACCACCCGCAATCTCCCGCCGCGCCAGGCAGGCGCCGGTTCCGGTGTCTTCAACACCACCCGCCAGATCGGCGCCGTCCTGGGCTCGGCAGCCATTGCGGCCCTCATCCAGGCCAGGCTCGCGGCGGAACTGCCCGCCGCGCCGGCCGGAGCCCCCGCGGGCGAAGCGGGCCTCACGGGCCGGCTGCCGGAATACCTGCACGCGGGATTCTCGACGGCGATGGGCCAGTCCGTCCTGTTGCCCGCCTTCGCGATTCTGGTGGGGGCCGCCGTGGCGTTGTTCTTCGGCAAGCCCAAGGCCGTCCAAGGCTGGGGCGGTCCGGCCAAGGCTCCCGCGGAAGCCGGAACCGGGACTGAAACCGAAGCCGGGGCCCCCGCCGCGAATCGGGGGTAG
- a CDS encoding ATP-binding protein: MTTALQRPPLVRSSDRMIAGVCSGLADHLGWPVKYIRLGMVLASFAGGAGVAFYAWLWTMVPTADENARRSARRPASPIAPAVSLPAPVVREAPLGSPPFGPLPDGGAPPFASTAPAVAAWFKTRRIQYGKEILLGAGLLLVAAILIARQLGVDVPLGTLIPASAILGGAAIAWMQLDETRRAGLVDKTKADQAGGWVRLAAGLALVVAGVLVMVSGSGSWEQTWLALLASVAVLGGVVLVLLPWGLKFWKDLETERAGRVRETERAEIAAHLHDSVLQTLALIQRRAGSEQDVVRLARAQERELRTWLYRDAAKDAGLLADRIKAAAAEVEDTHGHAVDVVTVGDAAMTERHEALVQAAREAMLNAARHGGGTVSVYLESSDAGSEIFIKDRGPGFDPDAVPEDRLGVRESIIGRMKRHGGTAVIASSPAGTEVRLGLKAAETAEARNGEEKP, from the coding sequence ATGACAACAGCCCTGCAGCGCCCGCCGCTGGTCCGCAGCAGCGACCGCATGATTGCGGGCGTGTGCAGCGGCCTGGCCGACCATCTGGGCTGGCCGGTGAAGTACATCCGTCTCGGCATGGTCCTTGCCTCCTTTGCCGGCGGCGCCGGCGTGGCCTTCTATGCGTGGCTGTGGACCATGGTTCCCACCGCAGACGAAAACGCCCGCCGCAGTGCCCGCCGCCCGGCGTCGCCCATTGCTCCTGCCGTGAGCCTGCCGGCTCCCGTCGTCCGGGAGGCCCCCCTCGGATCACCGCCGTTCGGACCACTGCCCGACGGCGGCGCCCCGCCTTTTGCCAGCACCGCACCGGCCGTGGCCGCCTGGTTCAAGACCCGCCGCATCCAGTATGGGAAGGAGATCCTGCTGGGTGCCGGGCTGCTCCTCGTCGCGGCGATCCTCATCGCCCGCCAGCTCGGCGTGGACGTTCCCCTAGGCACGCTGATCCCGGCGTCCGCGATCCTGGGCGGCGCCGCGATCGCCTGGATGCAGCTGGACGAAACCCGCAGGGCAGGCCTGGTGGACAAGACCAAGGCGGACCAGGCCGGCGGCTGGGTCCGCCTCGCCGCGGGGCTGGCCCTCGTGGTGGCCGGCGTGCTGGTCATGGTGTCCGGCTCGGGCTCCTGGGAACAGACCTGGCTGGCGCTGCTGGCCTCCGTTGCCGTGCTTGGCGGGGTGGTCCTGGTGCTCCTGCCGTGGGGACTGAAGTTCTGGAAGGACCTCGAGACCGAACGCGCCGGCCGGGTGCGTGAAACAGAGCGGGCAGAGATCGCCGCACACCTGCACGACTCCGTGCTCCAGACCCTCGCCTTGATCCAGCGCCGGGCCGGCTCCGAACAGGACGTGGTGCGCCTGGCCCGCGCCCAGGAGCGTGAGCTGCGCACCTGGCTGTACCGCGACGCCGCCAAGGACGCCGGACTCCTCGCGGACCGGATCAAGGCTGCCGCCGCCGAGGTGGAGGACACCCACGGCCATGCTGTGGACGTGGTCACCGTGGGCGATGCCGCGATGACGGAACGGCACGAGGCGCTGGTGCAGGCGGCCCGCGAGGCCATGCTCAACGCGGCCCGGCACGGCGGCGGAACGGTGTCCGTCTACCTGGAAAGCTCGGACGCCGGCAGCGAAATCTTCATCAAGGACCGCGGCCCTGGATTCGACCCTGACGCCGTCCCCGAGGACCGCCTGGGCGTCCGGGAATCCATCATTGGGCGCATGAAGCGCCACGGCGGCACCGCCGTCATCGCCAGCAGCCCCGCCGGCACCGAGGTCCGCCTGGGCCTGAAGGCCGCAGAAACCGCCGAGGCGCGGAACGGAGAAGAAAAACCATGA